CGGTTTTGTTTTCGCTTGTTTTCTTAGATCTGATTTTTCATTGTGTTTCATTTTGCAGATTATCAATGATCGTGAGACTGGAAGGTCTAGGGGCTTTGGATTTGTGACTTTTTCTACGGAGCAGGCCATGAGAGACGCGATCCAAGGAATGAACGGTCAGAATCTTGACGGTCGTAACATCACAGTGAATGAAGCTCAGTCTCGTGGTTCTGGCGGAGGAGGCGGTGGCCGTGGAGGTGGCGGATATggcggtggtggtggtggataCAATCGTGGTGGAGGAGGTGGATACGGTGGCGGTGGCGGCTACGGTGGCGGTGGCGGCGGTGGATATGGTGGCCGACGTGAAGGAGGGTACAGCCGTAATAGCGGTGGTTATGGTGGAGGAGGTGGTTATGGCGGTGGTAGAGATCGTAGTTATGGTGATAGTGGATCCCGCTCTCGTGGCGGTGATGGAGGGGACGGTAGCTGGAACTAGGTCTTGAAGTTGTAGAATAGGGTTTATGATTAAGTCGATTGAAATTAGGTGTTCTGTTTTGCGTGTTGATGTTTGTAGTCGTGTTGTTCGTGGTTTTGACCTTTATATCTGGTTGTTTACAGTTCTTCTGAATGAAATTAAAGTGTTGACTCCCAGTGTTAATTTCTGTCAGCAAGttgttttactaatttttttttatataagcgAAACGAGATATAACCTTAAATAAATAGATGTTACTCTTTAGGCCTTACACAAGCGTTATTGCTTTGGAAAATCAATAAACTACTTATATATGCAGTCGACATATAAAGAACCGAGACCATTATCCCCATTAACAAGGTTTAATAATTCATGAGTTGcataatgtaaatataatattgttattagtAGCGGTTTAATAGTGAGTAACAAATGTTGcatatgattttaaaaagaCAATTGAGTAGTATATTTCtactattttctattttcatgtatatattaatcattcaaataaaattatctgACTCTTTTCAGTAACAGTCttttaaatcaataatttcaacttgaatttctaaataattaattaaaatgtaaaatattttaatttgaacaattaaatttaatgtgAGCAGATCTAGTATGACTAAACATGTCTAAGTAATTAAAACGCTAAAATTTTGTCCCACATCActtgagttatttttttttatttttactaagcTATATAAAAAGGCATTTTTCTTCCGATTATGAATTTACAGATGATTTTGATTATAgtttaaagatatttattttctatgtccaggtattttattatttgtttctgtttttctttaTGGTAGTTGGAaatgtttatgtttaattttttaagacatGTATTTaccatttttataatatttggtATTGATTTAGATTATGTTTGGTTCATAAACATAGAAATATGATTTAACATGGTTTTCTTAATGACATCCgataatgttttatttcttgttaaatttttaaaatatgtattttgccatttttataatatttggtATTGATTTACATTTAATGTTAGTATATTATAAACATAGAAATAtgttttaacataatttattatttatatttaaattagatGTCTTAAatagattatataaaaaagttaaatgacGTATTGTTTTTCTTAACTGATTGACATAAATGTGTCATTTACCTAAAAGATATGGGGTAAATATATCTTTACCTAGacacaattttatataaatcttttaataaaaaatattctaatttattgtactgtttaattataaaataacttttttaaataattgaaacttcttttaaacacaaattttaaGAATCCGTAGAGACTAAGTATGTGACTTGGAGACACCATCAAATACCCACCTAACTTATAACAAGAACAATGCATATAGTAATCTCACTGAATTCTCAACAATTCTGAACTGAATTGTTGCCAATACAATCTTCCCTTGTTGGGTGAAAGTTCCACATCTATACTGCAATGTTACTCGCCTTAAGTTTTGTCTTAATACGGCTGGAGACTTGTGCAAAACTACTGCAGAAGAGTATTATATATGCtcaaacaagaagaaaaaattctGAACATATATAGTTCATTAAAAATACATGGTTACACTTTGCTGTAGTATTTATTAGAATTTGGGATTAAACATCTCCATGTCATAAGtcacaaaatttatcttttgttgAGGTACACCTTCATTGGTATTTAATCCAAAAGACTTTCTTTTCTATCAAACTATTCTCAATATCATCAATCTCTGCCTACCAACATGAATGCAGAAATGATCAGAGAAACTTGAAAATTTGGCACATAAGGTTTCTTTCATAATCAAATGCCTTCTTTGCCAATAAGTTACAAAGGAATTTCCTCATGGGAAGGACAAGAGAATCCAAAGTTGTGATGTAGTCTTGGCTTCATCAACAATAGCTAAAGGTTTCTTGATAAACAAACACCCCCCAAGTTTACCAACCGAATCATTCTCTTATTGAAAACATTTCAATGACTTGTCATGTGTATCATTTTAAGTTCTCATAAAATGAACAAGCTCGTACTTTTCCAAAAGTTTCTATGAAACTTTTTGAAAGCAGAGAACAGTTTGGTATGAACATTGTTCCCCAAGTACCAGTTCAGGATGATGTTTTCCTTGCTGACCACCACTGTGTAACTGTTCCACTAACTGAAACAAGTCTTTTGCAATGTcttcttgattgatattgaatgTTTGAACCATGATGATGATGTAATGGATGAGTGGAATCAAGGAGAGTGTAGACAGAGTTTCGAAGTAATGATAAGCTACTTTCAGAGGTAACTAAGGTTTAAATTACACATGATTAAGAACACTTAAAGAGAAAGTGTTCTGTGTAACTgcaatttaaatgaattatgaTTATGATGCGTCTGCTACATAGCTTTCAAATGCATCTTACCAAACAAGTGCTGAAGTTAAATATGCCATCATGATGCTGAATTTTGCTAatttgatcatgtcacacatgaATCAGCAAATGATTCAGACTTTGCACAACTCAACATGACAAACTTTCGAAAGTTCATTCATGGCTAGGAGAATGAACTTGAATATGGAGGACATGTGTATTGAGTGTTGTTGTCATATATCAAGGTGAAAGATGTTGAACAAGATGGAAACACTTTTTTTCTGTCAAATAATTCTTAAACAAACATTGATTTGAGCATACTGTGTTTCTCCTGTCATCACTTTCTAAATGAGGTATTTGGTCAATTCCATGGAAGTTGTTAGATTATTATGTGTAAAATAATGAGTTTTGACTGAAAACTTAAGAATTAatgaaacaatattaaaattaacttcaaaaataggataaaatgaaatattaaaccacaaaaaaacttataagagttttaaaaataaatcattaggatttttcttttaaatttcatacaaagtatttttgtttacaaaattaagatcatgtttgaaaatttattcTTCATCCAAAgtcattcataaaaaatatagcATTTAggtctaaaatatattttctatatttttttttctcacttgaTTTCCAATCTTTCCGtactcaactttttcttttgtaaatgtAAGGCTTAATTTTTACtggttaaatattttatgtttatagtTAAATTAAATGCATAACTTTTCATAGGTAGTTTAAGTGCAACActatagatatttttatataattcatcAACTAATACTAATTGTACTTCGATAACTaaagtagttaaaaaaaaattaaaacgataccatttcattaatatatatttttttttaaaataatatccttaaatataataaattaatttaaattgaagaaaagtATACCcgcattataattataatagttttccttttattttgtcAAGTGTCTAATCCACGTGTCAAACTAACTTTAGAAAATAGTCAATCTTCTCCTGActtgatatgtttgatgtgcaattttatttttggaaaaaaaggattacctatatttataaatagtaattattttaatcccAGAAGCAAATTTCTATCAAAAACCCAAATCCCAATTTCTAACAAGATTTGaaatattgtaaaagaaattgCAAGTTgcaattattgttttaaaaattgatttggtATCTTtaactcttaaaaaaaatgaaacatctCATTACTAACATGAACTGACAGAAAGTTacccaaattaattaaaaataagtgaaaattaaGACAATTTTACTTAGacccatttttttcttatttgatgtGAATAGTAGAAAAAACCTTAAACTAAacagaaaacatatttaaaggaaattgaataatttgtttgaaaaataggACAAAAAAAGCTCAAATGCAAGTTGAAGTCATCTAAATCTTGGACTACACAGATGTTTCACATGATGATTAGGTAATGCTGCACTCAGTTTGATTTATACGGGGGAATATTAATGGGCTCGGTACTGTTGTACTAAGCTGCAAAATCAagttacttttcatttttctctttttaccttttttctgATAAACTTTACAAACTCTAAAGtagtttgtttatttatttttattcttctgATCAgttatgaattatataatctcaatgtgattataataaaaaaacaacatttgTTAATCCTTTTTAAAGGGTGTGCGAGAATATCCTGATTGAGATTCTGGTATTGTTTTCTGAAACAGGACAATTCattgaaaattgaaacaatCTAAATTGCAATGGTAGAAAAGAGAACACAGAAGAACAAAGTAGAAAGACATAGAAAGAAAGATATTTCTGCAAATTTAAGGAACACCACATAAATGCTGCGAAGAGCCGAGGATACCACGAACATCATCTTTTTCCATCAATTCAGCTTAAGATACTTCAGAAGCCTGAGacaataaaatagttaaaataaaattaaacttgtGCATCCTAGAAAATATCGAAATGACACGGAAAACACGACAAAAATTACTGCAGAATGCAAGAGAAGACTTATGGCATTACTCTCTCAATTTGCTGTCACAAAATGACCACGTTGTGTATTTGAGAAAGACTAATCACTGTTTTTGTTCTGTTCAAGTGTTCAAGTATTTGGAAGCTATTGCAATGTGGCATAATATTCTCCAATCAAGGAAGGTAAGATTATTGCCACGGAATCTTTAGCTATCACTTTTCGCAAACACTTAAATCTCGACAGTCAAATTTTTTGTGCACAGTAAATTCGGTTCACAAGAATTCTGCTATCTGGCTTCCATCACTGCAAGGCTTATACCACagattcaaataatattttgacataaaaaagCTACGGTGAAAGCAGTTATACCTAATTTCATTAGTTAGGTAGCTAGATAACTGAGTTTAGAAATTTGAGCCTGAAAACTTAGGGTGTATAACAAGTAATTATTCTGTTCAATGGCACAAGAAAACGGAAAAGAAATGTTTGTGATTTCTTCTTTGATTTCTTGCATTAGAGTGACCCAGTTGCAGAACAATGCTGCAGAAATCATGATCGGCTGCTACTTTTTATTCTGGCTAGTGATTGTGAAGTATCAAATGGTTTTGCAACCATTTCTATGATGCTGTTGGAGTAGTCAACCCAAGAAGGACAAAGAATGGAACATGCATGAGAAGGATTAAAACTAAGAAGGTTAATTTGAGAAAAGTTGTTAGATAATGACATGCAAATGATTGACCAgatgaaaaagattgaaaagagAGATTTGGAATTGGATGCATTACTTGTCTTCATCATCAAcattggtggtggtggttgcGGTGGACCTGTATTTGGGGAGAGGAACATGGCCAGACTCTATGTGTCTGAGATCCTCCAAGAGAATCTCATAGTGTTTCTTAACTTCATCAGGGGATTTGTCACCAACTGCTGCAGCCACATTCTGCCAGCGATCAGGGGTATCCTTGTCATATTTTGCAAGTGCTTTTTCAAACAGCTTGTTCTGCTTTGGAGTCCAGGAGGAATCAGAAGGCTTTTGCTTGCTGAGAGAGCTTGAAGCCATGAGTGAAAAACTTGatggaaaagagagagaaaagatgaatgatgaaagaaaaaagaacaacAAGTTTGGGTGAGAATATGCAGCTGGTGCTGTGCTTATATATTGGTGAAGCTAGTGGGTTATAGCTGATTAGGGAATCTGAGTAAGCAAAAGTTACAAAGTCTCGTGACCCGTTCGCATTGGAACCACGAAATGATGCAGTACAAGAAGATTTTATTGGCCATAGCTCACATTCAGTGAAGGGAATCAGTTTAAAAAGAATATGGTTCCAAAAAGAAGACTTGATTTAGCTTATGGTACCATTTTGTGAACCTTATTAATGCATAGGAATTTTCCCAACACAGCTTTTGTACTTTCTCTATACTATACAACCATTAATGAACTTGttataatcaaaatcaaaatcaaaatgactCAACTCAGGTAAGTGTTAGGTACACAAAGCCTGACTAAAGTTATAGATAACAGATAATCTTGCTCTGTTTAAAGCTTAACGTTGATTAATTAAACTAtctgaataaaataaaataaaaccctCCTTATTAGTTTGGGTTTGAATTTGAGTTTCATCAACAAAAAATCTCACTTTCATTTCAATCTAAGGCCACTGTTACctctttatttgtatttatttgaaAGTGCAGTGTTTTTGTATTCAACACCTTTTCAATAGGGCACTGAATAATTAAGCAACATAGGATTAAGAAAAGGaacataacatttaataaatatgatgaaaaattgttaataacaaacccttttaaaatttaataagattCTGATTAGTTTCACAACTCTTTCTACTTTCTGTCTAATGGAGATAATAACACCagtaaatttgaaattatatccTTCAAAATTCAAGTAAACGTACTAAAAATGATAAAGTtaagtattatataaaaataaatgaatctAAGTCTTAAGTTAAGGataaaaataatgtcaattttttttatgtggatTGAGTTTAAATTGATTGAATTGTGTTGTGTCTCTGTGTGATTGCCTTTTTATAAAGACCTATCGTGTATTAGAGTATATGTATA
The Vigna angularis cultivar LongXiaoDou No.4 chromosome 5, ASM1680809v1, whole genome shotgun sequence genome window above contains:
- the LOC108338920 gene encoding small RNA binding protein 1, coding for MAAADVEFRCFIGGLAWATDGDSLEKAFSVYGEVLESKIINDRETGRSRGFGFVTFSTEQAMRDAIQGMNGQNLDGRNITVNEAQSRGSGGGGGGRGGGGYGGGGGGYNRGGGGGYGGGGGYGGGGGGGYGGRREGGYSRNSGGYGGGGGYGGGRDRSYGDSGSRSRGGDGGDGSWN
- the LOC108339748 gene encoding protein RADIALIS-like 4, which gives rise to MASSSLSKQKPSDSSWTPKQNKLFEKALAKYDKDTPDRWQNVAAAVGDKSPDEVKKHYEILLEDLRHIESGHVPLPKYRSTATTTTNVDDEDKLLKYLKLN